The following nucleotide sequence is from Roseivirga sp. BDSF3-8.
TTTTCAATATTCATATCAGATGAGGGGTTAGGGTGAGGTAATAAGGGGTTTAGCCCGTTTAAAAAGGCGGGCGGGCAGGGTGATCGCTAAGGAGCGGCCCCCACCTTTCTCTGCCATGCGGATCTGCAGGCGACGTTTCTCCGGTAGTGTAAAGGCCGGTAATACCACGACTATCCGCTGCCATTCTCCGGCTGATGTGTGGCCTTCCTGCTCATAATAGATGTTGACCGGTGTATGGTGTTTTTCATAAAGGGCGGTGCGCTTGCTCCTTTTCCGGTCTTCTTCAGTAAAGCGAAGCCGCTCGATCGTATAATCGAAAGCGGACTGATTGACCATCAGCAGGTCCAGGAACATGAGGCTGTCCTCTACATACATACCCTGCAGGTAGAGGCCTGCCCCCAGGCAGCGGTCACCACGGGTCAGGTATGGGGCTTTGGTTCTCACCGCCTTATTGTAGGCTTGCAGGGTATCGTCCTTTGTGGGTTTCTGATTTAAAGACGCCTCTGAGGCTTGATAAAGCATGTCTGCGGGTGCCTCACTATAGCGAACAATAAAGGCATGAAGCCCTTTTTTGGTAAGTACGGTAAGGTTTGATTCGGGAAATCCTTTTTGCCCGGCCTTGACCTTGAGCATGGCAGGGTTTTCAGGCTCCCGTTGGGCCATCACGTAGGGTGCCCCCCGGTCCACGGCTCGTATAGGTGCATCGAACACCAGCCAGGTGGTTTTGTGCCAGGTGATGTGGAGTGTGTCAGGCAACTGGGCCTTAGCTATGAGAGGAAGAAAAAGGCCGGCTAACAGCAATAGGATGACTTGTCTGATCATGAGATATTCAGGTTTGATATGATAAAAATGATTACAGGCTTACCAGAAGGACGGGATGGCCGGCGCGTACGGTCACGTTGGGCTGTTTCTTCTGCTTGCGAAGGAGTTTGGAGGCCATGTTGATGCCTGCCTCTGCAGCCACCATTTCGGCATTCCCCCCGGACAGACTGAGGCCTTGCAGGGACCGACCGGCCTCCTCTTCCGCCACCTCGCTGAGCATGCTGCCGGGAATGTGTATTCCGGGAAGGCCATCCATGCCGTAGACGGTCAGATTTACAGGGTACAGCCCATCAACTATTCGCACACTACTGATATCGATGACCAGGCGATCGCCCCGGTAGGTGCAGGTACCATATAGGGAAGTGCCTTTTGCCAGGGCCTGGCCGGCCAGGTAGGCCGGATCATCAAGGGTCAGCTCGAGGGTACTGCCGGGCTTCACTTTTTGGGTGTGGCTTACCGTGGCACGAATACCGTTTTGAATGTTTGTCGGGTTCGTTTCCTTTGGTTCGGCCCCAGGCTCTTCTAGTCCGTAAAAACCATTCTGCGGATACGCATACATGGTCTCAGGTAGTGAAGCGGAGAGCTTTTGGTTGACCTGCTTTTCCCCGGCGAGGCGGAAGTAAGAAGAGGGCGTTTCCCCCTCCTCTTTTCTTTCCTTTAACCGTTGCGTTACGCGTTCAGGATGTTGCACGTCGAGTATTTTATCCAGCATGGCCTCTATCTGCTTTAACTCGGGGTCTTCCCCTGCGGGACGCTGCATCTGCGCCATCAGGCTTTCCAGCCGTTCCACCTCCGGGGAGGCCTTGGGGTTCCGGGGGCCTGTGGTGACGGGGCGCCTGGCTTTTCGGTCTTCCTCCAGGTCTGTGGTGACGCTTATCCCGGGTATTTCTGCCGTTTGCGGGCTTTGGATCAGTTGCTGGAGTTTACTTAACTGGCCTTCGATAGCCTCTTCTGTGGCCTCGAGCTCTTTGGGGGTTTCCTCCGGAAAAAGGGGATCTTCCACGTGGTAGCTGCTACTGGTAAAGTCGATCTGGTCTACGCCTTCTTTTTGCATGAGCCGGGCATAGGGGTCTTTTCGAATGGCCTCTGCCTTTTCAAGGGAGTCCTTTGCGGCCTCCTCATACAGGGCGAGCTTGTCTTTGAAGTCCTCTTCCAGTATGGGCCCGGGCAGGGTGGTCATCAGGCTGTTGCGTCGTGGCGGTTCGGGCTCACGGCCTCCGCCCAGGGCATGAAAGGCCCAGGTAAGCAGCGGGACGATGAGGAGTGGGAGCAATAAGACCGCGTTACGTTCGCGGATGAGTTGGGGTGAGATGGTGTTCGTCATGTTTATTTACGTTTAAGGGTGTTAACGGTATGGTTTTCAAGGGTGGCCCATTCTTCAATCAGCAGGCCGTGCGGGTTTTGGTCGGTGCGTGCGGTATGCCGCAGAGTGCCTTGGGTCACCAGCCGGCGTATGGTTACGGAGGTGCGGCGGGTGATGTGCTGGGTCCCGGTATAGGTAAAGCGGTATGGGTAGTGGCCGGTGTCGATCCGGATGCTGTCGGCCTCTATGGTCTGGCTGATATTGCTGCTGACCATGCGGGCGTAATAGCCGCTTTCCCTTAGATTATCGTAGTGTTGTTTAGCTGATGCATCGGCCAGATACAGGGCCCGGCTCAGGCGCTCACGGATGCTTTCCTCATCCGGGTCCAGGCCAAAGAACAGGTCATGAAAGGTGCGCACATGGTCGCGGGCTTCGACGGGAATATTTTCGCGTCGGCTGCTACGGCTGGCCTCCAGTACTTTGCCATTATGCAGGATGTAAATGGTGTCGGCTGCCTGCTCACTGAGGGCATAGCCCCGGTAGAGGGCGAAGCCGGATACCAGGACACAGGCGGATACCATGACCAGGGTAAAGCGCTTGATATGCCTGAAGGCGGTGTCGATCTGTCGGAGCTGTTCAAACATGGGCGTTTACTTTTTGGTGAGCATGGCGGGAACGGCCATGACGGCTTTATTGATGGTGGACATAAGGGCCGAGCGGCCTCCGGGGTGGACAATGTAGTTTGCCACGGAGGGCACGGTGAAGTAGCCGACAATGGCGATCAGCATGAAGACCATGTAGGCGGTGTCATGGGCACTGAAGAAGGTGTCCCCACCTTCTTCGATCTGGCCGATGTCGATAAGGAGCATCTGGGCCTGTATTTTGGCGATGATGGTGCCGAAGATATTGGCCACCGGCAGCCACATAAAGACATTGACATAGCGGGCGATCCAGGTGGTAAGGGTATGCTGGAAGCCATCGAAGATGGACAGGGCCAGCACGATGGGACCCAGTATGGACAACACGAGCAGGTAGAAGGTGCGTATGGTATTGATACATAGGTAAGCGGCCAAAAAGAGGACCTGCAGCACCTCACTGATCCATTGCTTGATGCTGAACCTCAGGTTGTAAGAAGCTTGTTCCATGGCAAAGGCGAGGTCGTTGCCAATCCCTTCCCACAGGCCCTCCTCCCCTTCTGCATCGGGATGGGTATAGCGGTACCATTCTTCACGGCTGCCCCGGCCATCCGGACCGATATAGATACGCCACTGGTCGGTTTCCCATGCTTTCCGTTTTTTCTGAGCCAGGTAGTAGCCTACTACATCGTCGGTGTCTTTCATCATCTGAGAGGTCGCCCGGGAGACGGGCTCCAGGATGCCGTTCATCAGGGCGAGGACAGAAGGAAATAGCAGAATGGCAAGGCCAATGCCAAAGGGACGGAGCAAGGGAAACATGTCAACGGCCTCGGCCTGGGCAATGTGCTTCCATACCCGGACGGCGATGTAGGTAAGGGCGGCAAATCCGCCGATGATCCGGGCAATACCAATGAGGTCTTCGCACAGCAGCACCATGTCGGTATACAGGCTGTCCAGGATAGCGTCCAGGCCGGTGAGTTCTCCATAATGCCCCTGGGCAAAAGAGGCCTGGGAAAGGCATACCAATGCGATAAGAAGGGATAAGGTTTTCTT
It contains:
- a CDS encoding DUF4138 domain-containing protein — protein: MIRQVILLLLAGLFLPLIAKAQLPDTLHITWHKTTWLVFDAPIRAVDRGAPYVMAQREPENPAMLKVKAGQKGFPESNLTVLTKKGLHAFIVRYSEAPADMLYQASEASLNQKPTKDDTLQAYNKAVRTKAPYLTRGDRCLGAGLYLQGMYVEDSLMFLDLLMVNQSAFDYTIERLRFTEEDRKRSKRTALYEKHHTPVNIYYEQEGHTSAGEWQRIVVVLPAFTLPEKRRLQIRMAEKGGGRSLAITLPARLFKRAKPLITSP
- the traM gene encoding conjugative transposon protein TraM; translation: MTNTISPQLIRERNAVLLLPLLIVPLLTWAFHALGGGREPEPPRRNSLMTTLPGPILEEDFKDKLALYEEAAKDSLEKAEAIRKDPYARLMQKEGVDQIDFTSSSYHVEDPLFPEETPKELEATEEAIEGQLSKLQQLIQSPQTAEIPGISVTTDLEEDRKARRPVTTGPRNPKASPEVERLESLMAQMQRPAGEDPELKQIEAMLDKILDVQHPERVTQRLKERKEEGETPSSYFRLAGEKQVNQKLSASLPETMYAYPQNGFYGLEEPGAEPKETNPTNIQNGIRATVSHTQKVKPGSTLELTLDDPAYLAGQALAKGTSLYGTCTYRGDRLVIDISSVRIVDGLYPVNLTVYGMDGLPGIHIPGSMLSEVAEEEAGRSLQGLSLSGGNAEMVAAEAGINMASKLLRKQKKQPNVTVRAGHPVLLVSL
- the traK gene encoding conjugative transposon protein TraK; translated protein: MFEQLRQIDTAFRHIKRFTLVMVSACVLVSGFALYRGYALSEQAADTIYILHNGKVLEASRSSRRENIPVEARDHVRTFHDLFFGLDPDEESIRERLSRALYLADASAKQHYDNLRESGYYARMVSSNISQTIEADSIRIDTGHYPYRFTYTGTQHITRRTSVTIRRLVTQGTLRHTARTDQNPHGLLIEEWATLENHTVNTLKRK
- the traJ gene encoding conjugative transposon protein TraJ, whose translation is MKKKTLSLLIALVCLSQASFAQGHYGELTGLDAILDSLYTDMVLLCEDLIGIARIIGGFAALTYIAVRVWKHIAQAEAVDMFPLLRPFGIGLAILLFPSVLALMNGILEPVSRATSQMMKDTDDVVGYYLAQKKRKAWETDQWRIYIGPDGRGSREEWYRYTHPDAEGEEGLWEGIGNDLAFAMEQASYNLRFSIKQWISEVLQVLFLAAYLCINTIRTFYLLVLSILGPIVLALSIFDGFQHTLTTWIARYVNVFMWLPVANIFGTIIAKIQAQMLLIDIGQIEEGGDTFFSAHDTAYMVFMLIAIVGYFTVPSVANYIVHPGGRSALMSTINKAVMAVPAMLTKK